From Quercus lobata isolate SW786 chromosome 1, ValleyOak3.0 Primary Assembly, whole genome shotgun sequence, one genomic window encodes:
- the LOC115991483 gene encoding zinc finger CCCH domain-containing protein ZFN-like isoform X3: MWQMNLRSSETMESGPYPERPGEPDCSYYIRTGLCRFGATCRFNHPPNRKLAIATARMKGEFPERVGQPECQYYLKTGTCKFGATCKFHHPRDKAGVAGRVALNILGYPLRPNEAECAYYLRTGQCKFGNTCKFHHPQPTNMMVSLNGSTVYPTVQSPTTGQQSYAGGITNWSRASFIPSPRWQGPSSYAPLLLHQGMVSVPGWNAYGVSIQGQLGSVSSSETQQRTVANSQIYGTSRQGESTSAGSQGTFSPFRSGSVPVGFYALQRENVFPERPGQPECQFYMKTGDCKYGAVCRFHHPRERLIPAPDCVLSTLGLPLRPGEPLCIFYSRYGICKFGPSCKFDHPMGIFAYNISASSSADAPARRLLGSSSGAAALNLSSEGLVDAGSAKPRRLSLSESRQLPSGDDNIDTEE; encoded by the exons ATGTGGCAAATGAACTTGAGATCAAGTGAAACAATGGAATCTGGGCCATATCCTGAGCGTCCTGGAGAGCCAGATTGTTCTTATTACATAAGGACTGGCCTCTGTAGATTTGGGGCAACATGTAGATTTAATCATCCTCCTAACAGGAAGCTG GCTATTGCCACTGCACGGATGAAGGGGGAGTTCCCAGAAAGAGTAGGACAACCCGAATGTCAG TACTACCTGAAGACAGGAACTTGCAAGTTTGGAGCCACATGCAAGTTTCATCATCCTAGAGACAAGGCTGGGGTTGCTGGAAGAGTTGCCTTAAATATTTTAGGCTATCCACTTCGCCCG AATGAGGCTGAATGTGCCTATTATTTAAGAACTGGCCAATGCAAATTTGGAAACACCTGTAAATTCCATCACCCTCAACCAACTAATATGATGGTTTCATTGAATGGTTCAACTGTTTATCCAACTGTCCAGTCTCCAACTACTGGTCAGCAGTCATATGCAGGAGGAATTACAAATTGGTCAAGAGCATCTTTTATTCCCAGTCCACGCTGGCAAGGACCTTCGAGTTATGCACCATTGCTTCTACATCAAGGAATGGTGTCAGTTCCTGGATGGAATGCATACGGC GTCTCTATTCAGGGTCAGCTCGGATCAGTTTCGTCTTCAGAGACCCAGCAGCGAACAGTGGCAAACAGTCAGATTTATGGAACCTCACGCCAAGGTGAATCCACTAGTGCAGGATCTCAAGGGACATTTTCCCCATTTCGTTCAGGCTCTGTCCCTGTAGGGTTCTATGCTTTGCAGAGGGAGAATGTATTTCCTGAGAGACCTGGCCAACCTGAATGCCAGTTTTACATGAAAACTGGTGACTGTAAGTATGGTGCAGTTTGTCGGTTTCATCATCCTAGAGAGAGACTAATTCCTGCTCCAGATTGTGTCTTGAGTACCTTAGGTCTTCCTTTACGTCCG GGAGAACCTTTATGCATCTTCTATTCTCGCTATGGTATCTGCAAATTTGGTCCAAGTTGCAAGTTTGACCACCCCATGGGAATTTTTGCGTACAATATCTCTGCGTCATCTTCAGCTGATGCCCCTGCGCGACGTTTGTTGGGGTCATCATCAGGAGCCGCTGCATTAAATTTGTCATCCGAAGGACTTGTTGATGCAGGCTCGGCAAAGCCCAGGAGACTTTCATTGTCAGAGAGTAGACAGTTGCCTTCTGGTGATGATAACATTGACACCGAAGAGTGA
- the LOC115991483 gene encoding zinc finger CCCH domain-containing protein ZFN-like isoform X2 encodes MEFEAGIPMSRAAAAAAAAAAAAAAAAAAAVSVTEPSSLSPNSDAMWQMNLRSSETMESGPYPERPGEPDCSYYIRTGLCRFGATCRFNHPPNRKLAIATARMKGEFPERVGQPECQYYLKTGTCKFGATCKFHHPRDKAGVAGRVALNILGYPLRPNEAECAYYLRTGQCKFGNTCKFHHPQPTNMMVSLNGSTVYPTVQSPTTGQQSYAGGITNWSRASFIPSPRWQGPSSYAPLLLHQGMVSVPGWNAYGGQLGSVSSSETQQRTVANSQIYGTSRQGESTSAGSQGTFSPFRSGSVPVGFYALQRENVFPERPGQPECQFYMKTGDCKYGAVCRFHHPRERLIPAPDCVLSTLGLPLRPGEPLCIFYSRYGICKFGPSCKFDHPMGIFAYNISASSSADAPARRLLGSSSGAAALNLSSEGLVDAGSAKPRRLSLSESRQLPSGDDNIDTEE; translated from the exons ATGGAATTCGAGGCCGGAATTCCGATGTCCCgagctgctgctgctgctgcggCTGCCGCGGCTGCTGCTGCTGCCGCGGCTGCCGCCGCTGTCTCTGTGACTGAACCTTCCTCGCTCTCACCCAACTCAG ATGCAATGTGGCAAATGAACTTGAGATCAAGTGAAACAATGGAATCTGGGCCATATCCTGAGCGTCCTGGAGAGCCAGATTGTTCTTATTACATAAGGACTGGCCTCTGTAGATTTGGGGCAACATGTAGATTTAATCATCCTCCTAACAGGAAGCTG GCTATTGCCACTGCACGGATGAAGGGGGAGTTCCCAGAAAGAGTAGGACAACCCGAATGTCAG TACTACCTGAAGACAGGAACTTGCAAGTTTGGAGCCACATGCAAGTTTCATCATCCTAGAGACAAGGCTGGGGTTGCTGGAAGAGTTGCCTTAAATATTTTAGGCTATCCACTTCGCCCG AATGAGGCTGAATGTGCCTATTATTTAAGAACTGGCCAATGCAAATTTGGAAACACCTGTAAATTCCATCACCCTCAACCAACTAATATGATGGTTTCATTGAATGGTTCAACTGTTTATCCAACTGTCCAGTCTCCAACTACTGGTCAGCAGTCATATGCAGGAGGAATTACAAATTGGTCAAGAGCATCTTTTATTCCCAGTCCACGCTGGCAAGGACCTTCGAGTTATGCACCATTGCTTCTACATCAAGGAATGGTGTCAGTTCCTGGATGGAATGCATACGGC GGTCAGCTCGGATCAGTTTCGTCTTCAGAGACCCAGCAGCGAACAGTGGCAAACAGTCAGATTTATGGAACCTCACGCCAAGGTGAATCCACTAGTGCAGGATCTCAAGGGACATTTTCCCCATTTCGTTCAGGCTCTGTCCCTGTAGGGTTCTATGCTTTGCAGAGGGAGAATGTATTTCCTGAGAGACCTGGCCAACCTGAATGCCAGTTTTACATGAAAACTGGTGACTGTAAGTATGGTGCAGTTTGTCGGTTTCATCATCCTAGAGAGAGACTAATTCCTGCTCCAGATTGTGTCTTGAGTACCTTAGGTCTTCCTTTACGTCCG GGAGAACCTTTATGCATCTTCTATTCTCGCTATGGTATCTGCAAATTTGGTCCAAGTTGCAAGTTTGACCACCCCATGGGAATTTTTGCGTACAATATCTCTGCGTCATCTTCAGCTGATGCCCCTGCGCGACGTTTGTTGGGGTCATCATCAGGAGCCGCTGCATTAAATTTGTCATCCGAAGGACTTGTTGATGCAGGCTCGGCAAAGCCCAGGAGACTTTCATTGTCAGAGAGTAGACAGTTGCCTTCTGGTGATGATAACATTGACACCGAAGAGTGA
- the LOC115991483 gene encoding zinc finger CCCH domain-containing protein ZFN-like isoform X4 — translation MWQMNLRSSETMESGPYPERPGEPDCSYYIRTGLCRFGATCRFNHPPNRKLAIATARMKGEFPERVGQPECQYYLKTGTCKFGATCKFHHPRDKAGVAGRVALNILGYPLRPNEAECAYYLRTGQCKFGNTCKFHHPQPTNMMVSLNGSTVYPTVQSPTTGQQSYAGGITNWSRASFIPSPRWQGPSSYAPLLLHQGMVSVPGWNAYGGQLGSVSSSETQQRTVANSQIYGTSRQGESTSAGSQGTFSPFRSGSVPVGFYALQRENVFPERPGQPECQFYMKTGDCKYGAVCRFHHPRERLIPAPDCVLSTLGLPLRPGEPLCIFYSRYGICKFGPSCKFDHPMGIFAYNISASSSADAPARRLLGSSSGAAALNLSSEGLVDAGSAKPRRLSLSESRQLPSGDDNIDTEE, via the exons ATGTGGCAAATGAACTTGAGATCAAGTGAAACAATGGAATCTGGGCCATATCCTGAGCGTCCTGGAGAGCCAGATTGTTCTTATTACATAAGGACTGGCCTCTGTAGATTTGGGGCAACATGTAGATTTAATCATCCTCCTAACAGGAAGCTG GCTATTGCCACTGCACGGATGAAGGGGGAGTTCCCAGAAAGAGTAGGACAACCCGAATGTCAG TACTACCTGAAGACAGGAACTTGCAAGTTTGGAGCCACATGCAAGTTTCATCATCCTAGAGACAAGGCTGGGGTTGCTGGAAGAGTTGCCTTAAATATTTTAGGCTATCCACTTCGCCCG AATGAGGCTGAATGTGCCTATTATTTAAGAACTGGCCAATGCAAATTTGGAAACACCTGTAAATTCCATCACCCTCAACCAACTAATATGATGGTTTCATTGAATGGTTCAACTGTTTATCCAACTGTCCAGTCTCCAACTACTGGTCAGCAGTCATATGCAGGAGGAATTACAAATTGGTCAAGAGCATCTTTTATTCCCAGTCCACGCTGGCAAGGACCTTCGAGTTATGCACCATTGCTTCTACATCAAGGAATGGTGTCAGTTCCTGGATGGAATGCATACGGC GGTCAGCTCGGATCAGTTTCGTCTTCAGAGACCCAGCAGCGAACAGTGGCAAACAGTCAGATTTATGGAACCTCACGCCAAGGTGAATCCACTAGTGCAGGATCTCAAGGGACATTTTCCCCATTTCGTTCAGGCTCTGTCCCTGTAGGGTTCTATGCTTTGCAGAGGGAGAATGTATTTCCTGAGAGACCTGGCCAACCTGAATGCCAGTTTTACATGAAAACTGGTGACTGTAAGTATGGTGCAGTTTGTCGGTTTCATCATCCTAGAGAGAGACTAATTCCTGCTCCAGATTGTGTCTTGAGTACCTTAGGTCTTCCTTTACGTCCG GGAGAACCTTTATGCATCTTCTATTCTCGCTATGGTATCTGCAAATTTGGTCCAAGTTGCAAGTTTGACCACCCCATGGGAATTTTTGCGTACAATATCTCTGCGTCATCTTCAGCTGATGCCCCTGCGCGACGTTTGTTGGGGTCATCATCAGGAGCCGCTGCATTAAATTTGTCATCCGAAGGACTTGTTGATGCAGGCTCGGCAAAGCCCAGGAGACTTTCATTGTCAGAGAGTAGACAGTTGCCTTCTGGTGATGATAACATTGACACCGAAGAGTGA
- the LOC115991483 gene encoding zinc finger CCCH domain-containing protein ZFN-like isoform X1: protein MEFEAGIPMSRAAAAAAAAAAAAAAAAAAAVSVTEPSSLSPNSDAMWQMNLRSSETMESGPYPERPGEPDCSYYIRTGLCRFGATCRFNHPPNRKLAIATARMKGEFPERVGQPECQYYLKTGTCKFGATCKFHHPRDKAGVAGRVALNILGYPLRPNEAECAYYLRTGQCKFGNTCKFHHPQPTNMMVSLNGSTVYPTVQSPTTGQQSYAGGITNWSRASFIPSPRWQGPSSYAPLLLHQGMVSVPGWNAYGVSIQGQLGSVSSSETQQRTVANSQIYGTSRQGESTSAGSQGTFSPFRSGSVPVGFYALQRENVFPERPGQPECQFYMKTGDCKYGAVCRFHHPRERLIPAPDCVLSTLGLPLRPGEPLCIFYSRYGICKFGPSCKFDHPMGIFAYNISASSSADAPARRLLGSSSGAAALNLSSEGLVDAGSAKPRRLSLSESRQLPSGDDNIDTEE from the exons ATGGAATTCGAGGCCGGAATTCCGATGTCCCgagctgctgctgctgctgcggCTGCCGCGGCTGCTGCTGCTGCCGCGGCTGCCGCCGCTGTCTCTGTGACTGAACCTTCCTCGCTCTCACCCAACTCAG ATGCAATGTGGCAAATGAACTTGAGATCAAGTGAAACAATGGAATCTGGGCCATATCCTGAGCGTCCTGGAGAGCCAGATTGTTCTTATTACATAAGGACTGGCCTCTGTAGATTTGGGGCAACATGTAGATTTAATCATCCTCCTAACAGGAAGCTG GCTATTGCCACTGCACGGATGAAGGGGGAGTTCCCAGAAAGAGTAGGACAACCCGAATGTCAG TACTACCTGAAGACAGGAACTTGCAAGTTTGGAGCCACATGCAAGTTTCATCATCCTAGAGACAAGGCTGGGGTTGCTGGAAGAGTTGCCTTAAATATTTTAGGCTATCCACTTCGCCCG AATGAGGCTGAATGTGCCTATTATTTAAGAACTGGCCAATGCAAATTTGGAAACACCTGTAAATTCCATCACCCTCAACCAACTAATATGATGGTTTCATTGAATGGTTCAACTGTTTATCCAACTGTCCAGTCTCCAACTACTGGTCAGCAGTCATATGCAGGAGGAATTACAAATTGGTCAAGAGCATCTTTTATTCCCAGTCCACGCTGGCAAGGACCTTCGAGTTATGCACCATTGCTTCTACATCAAGGAATGGTGTCAGTTCCTGGATGGAATGCATACGGC GTCTCTATTCAGGGTCAGCTCGGATCAGTTTCGTCTTCAGAGACCCAGCAGCGAACAGTGGCAAACAGTCAGATTTATGGAACCTCACGCCAAGGTGAATCCACTAGTGCAGGATCTCAAGGGACATTTTCCCCATTTCGTTCAGGCTCTGTCCCTGTAGGGTTCTATGCTTTGCAGAGGGAGAATGTATTTCCTGAGAGACCTGGCCAACCTGAATGCCAGTTTTACATGAAAACTGGTGACTGTAAGTATGGTGCAGTTTGTCGGTTTCATCATCCTAGAGAGAGACTAATTCCTGCTCCAGATTGTGTCTTGAGTACCTTAGGTCTTCCTTTACGTCCG GGAGAACCTTTATGCATCTTCTATTCTCGCTATGGTATCTGCAAATTTGGTCCAAGTTGCAAGTTTGACCACCCCATGGGAATTTTTGCGTACAATATCTCTGCGTCATCTTCAGCTGATGCCCCTGCGCGACGTTTGTTGGGGTCATCATCAGGAGCCGCTGCATTAAATTTGTCATCCGAAGGACTTGTTGATGCAGGCTCGGCAAAGCCCAGGAGACTTTCATTGTCAGAGAGTAGACAGTTGCCTTCTGGTGATGATAACATTGACACCGAAGAGTGA